One segment of Strix uralensis isolate ZFMK-TIS-50842 chromosome 11, bStrUra1, whole genome shotgun sequence DNA contains the following:
- the ISLR gene encoding immunoglobulin superfamily containing leucine-rich repeat protein — protein sequence MRPLLCCLGLATLLGPCLACPSACSCSTKKNGRLLAECAYKDLQEVPEGLSSNVTILTLSANRISWLGQGSFAEVPEVQSLWLGYNQIGVVEPGTFALLVHLKNLDLSHNKIADFPWQDLRNLSGLQILKMNNNRLAGLPWDAFRSLKDLRSLWLNDNELTTLAEGTFDNLPSLSQLQIFNNPFNCSCKVFWLKKWTENTSVSITKGGSTLCVAPGRLKGRAVTDIPDHHCVAPSVQLTYLSNLDNTVMYDGLTLTLHCSVAGSPPPEIRWKIQTSSRRVEINGPNVARDGNVKQSQDRFLVFKNGTMAIPNFSKEDEGIYTCLAVNDVGTRDVSVNVALAGSENPAEDLLRDDPQASHLGGRSCYKGDEMDPSGAGEKLVIVYHMPRESKSRAGGVVPQVHLGTLLLALGIMLCC from the coding sequence ATGAggcccctgctctgctgcctggggctggccaCGCTCCTGGGGCCCTGCCTGGCCTGTCCCAGCGCCTGCTCCTGCTCCACCAAGAAGAACGGGCGGCTGTTGGCCGAGTGTGCCTACAAGGATCTGCAGGAGGTACCCGAGGGGTTGTCCTCCAACGTGACCATCCTCACTTTGTCGGCCAACAGGATCAGCTGGTTGGGGCAGGGCTCCTTTGCTGAGGTTCCCGAAGTGCAGTCACTCTGGCTGGGCTACAACCAGATTGGGGTGGTGGAACCAGGGACTTTTGCCTTGTTGGTGCACCTGAAGAACCTGGACCTGAGTCACAACAAGATTGCGGATTTCCCCTGGCAGGACCTCCGTAACCTCAGCGGTCTGCAGATCCTGAAGATGAACAACAACCGCCTGGCCGGGCTGCCCTGGGACGCTTTCCGCTCCTTGAAGGACCTGCGCTCGCTCTGGCTCAACGACAATGAGTTGACCACCTTGGCCGAGGGCACCTTTGACAACCTGccctccctgtcccagctgcagatCTTCAACAACCCCTTCAACTGCTCCTGCAAGGTCTTCTGGCTGAAGAAGTGGACTGAGAACACCTCTGTCTCCATCACCAAGGGGGGGTCTACCCTGTGTGTGGCTCCTGGCAGGCTGAAGGGAAGGGCAGTGACAGACATCCCCGACCACCACTGCGTTGCCCCCTCCGTGCAGCTCACCTACCTCTCCAACCTGGACAACACCGTCATGTACGATGGCCTCACCCTGACGCTGCATTGCAGTGTGGCGGGCAGCCCTCCACCGGAGATCAGGTGGAAGATCCAGACCTCCAGCCGCCGTGTCGAGATCAATGGGCCCAATGTGGCACGGGATGGAAATGTCAAGCAGAGCCAAGACCGCTTCTTGGTCTTCAAGAATGGCACCATGGCCATCCCCAACTTCAGCAAGGAGGATGAAGGCATCTACACCTGCCTCGCTGTCAATGATGTGGGCACACGGGATGTCTCGGTCAATGTGGCCTTGGCTGGGTCGGAGAATCCAGCTGAAGATCTGCTCCGAGATGACCCCCAAGCCAGTCACCTCGGGGGTCGGAGCTGCTACAAGGGGGATGAAATGGATCCCTCTGGTGCTGGAGAAAAGCTGGTGATTGTTTACCACATGCCAAGAGAGTCgaagagcagggctggaggagtgGTGCCCCAGGTCCACCTGGGGACCCTCCTGCTGGCTTTGGGCATCATGCTCTGCTGTTAA